A part of Carettochelys insculpta isolate YL-2023 chromosome 1, ASM3395843v1, whole genome shotgun sequence genomic DNA contains:
- the LOC142002394 gene encoding olfactory receptor 52M1-like, producing the protein MSDSNTSDFTNPSTFILVGIPGWEAAHFWISIPFCTMYIIALFGNITILHIVKTEPSLHVPMYYFLCMLAVTDLVLCTSILPKTLSIFWFNSREIDFAACLTQMFFLHCFSIMESGIFVAMALDRYVAICDPLRHSTILTNAVVVKTGLAIALRSALLTLPIPVLARQLPYCRTNIILHSYCQNMAVVSLACSDIRISNYYALFVIFFVTGLDVVFITFSYTQILRAIFSLPTKDARLKTFGTCGSHLCAILVYTIPALFSFLMYRFGSNVPQYFHTLLSNIYVLAPPVLNPIIYGVRTRQIQDRLLRLSTHKGT; encoded by the coding sequence ATGTCAGATTCCAACACAAGTGACTTCACCAATCCCTCCACCTTCATCCTGGTGGGCATTCCTGGCTGGGAGGCAGCTCAtttctggatctccatccccttctgcaccatgtACATCATAGCCCTCTTCGGAAATATCACCATCCTGCATATTGTGAAGACAGAGCCGAGCCTCCATgtgcccatgtactatttcctctgcatgctggctgtcacCGACCTGGTCCTGTGCACGTCCATCCTGCCCAAAACtctgagcatcttctggttcaattccagggaAATAGATTtcgctgcctgcctcacccagatgttcttccttcACTGCTTTTCAATCATGGAGTCTGGGATCTTCGTGGCCATGGCTTTGGATCGCTATGTGGCCATTTGtgatcccctgagacattccaccatcctgacaaaTGCTGTGGTGGTGAAGACTGGCCTGGCCATAGCATTGCGCAGTGCCCTGCTTACACTACCCATTCCTGTCTTGGCAAGACAGTTgccatattgcagaaccaacatcatcctCCACTCATACTGTCAGAACATGGCCGTGGTGAGCCTGGCCTGCTCTGACATCCGCATCAGTAATTACTACGCTCTCTTCGTGATATTCTTTGTGACCGGTCTGGATGTGGTTTTTATCACTTTCTCATATAcccagatcctcagggccatcttcaGCCTCCCCACAAAGGATGCCCGGCTGAAGACTTTTGGAACCTGTGGCTCCCACCTGTGTGCGATCTTAGTCTATACTATCCCagctctcttctccttcctcatgTACCGATTTGGCTCCAATGTACCCCAGTATTTCCACACTCTCCTCTCCAACATCTATGTCTTGGCACCCCCTGtgctaaaccccatcatctatggggtgagGACCAGACAGATCCAGGACAGACTGCTCCGTCTCTCTACTCATAAAGGGACCTGA